Proteins co-encoded in one Gossypium arboreum isolate Shixiya-1 chromosome 11, ASM2569848v2, whole genome shotgun sequence genomic window:
- the LOC128283762 gene encoding disease resistance-like protein DSC1 encodes MLPSLFGLSSLTMLKLRNCNLCEGDIPSDISRRSSLIHLDLGGNNFVSIPLCLAQFSKLEFLRLSYCRALKSLPELPTSIKDVRINGCASLETNCGYNHPFDTDLIVLEMEVGFSAVRVSLGPVRHFQDFPGRFLGQDSYQELVPVLSTSQRHCICVLSWIKFCL; translated from the exons ATGTTGCCTTCGTTGTTTGGTTTGAGTTCATTAACGATGCTGAAACTAAGGAACTGCAATCTTTGTGAAGGAGATATTCCTAGTGATATTTCTCGCCGATCCTCTTTGATACACCTTGATCTTGGTGGTAACAATTTCGTCAGCATACCTTTGTGTCTTGCTCAATTTTCCAAGCTTGAATTTCTTAGATTGTCATATTGCAGGGCTCTAAAATCGTTGCCTGAGCTTCCAACAAGTATAAAAGATGTAAGGATAAATGGTTGTGCTTCTCTGGAAACTAATTGTG GTTATAATCATCCTTTCGACACTGATTTAATCGTCCTGGaaatggaggttggattttcggCAGTGAGGGTTTCACTCGGACCTGTTCGTCATTTTCAGGATTTTCCTGGGcgttttcttggccaagattcCTATCAGGAATTGGTTCCAGTACTTTCCACTTCACAACGTCACTGTATTTGCGTGTTGTCTTGGATTAAGTTCTGTTTGTGA
- the LOC108474115 gene encoding disease resistance protein RPV1-like translates to MSSLLPTSSSIPRQKEYDVFLSFRGEDTRHNFTDHLYDALRRSGIVTFRDDPKLEAGEEIAPELFKAIQQSWCSVIVISENYVFSGWCLEELAEIVKQKKETGHKVFPIFYGVDPSDLRQQKGKAETAFAKHEERYKENEAKIQRWRNALTEVANIKGWHSNNRHESEFIGDIVKKISAKLCQTYPIDYDELVGISPSLDELHSEIEIGEDDIRIIGICGMGGIGKTTLARVVYSQMSPHFEGKSFLADVREVSEKCGLVSLQKQLLSQILFDESFNFFNVHEGKAIISHRLSHKRILVVLDDVDNLQHLKCLVGRHNWFGVGSRIIVTTRDEHLLRSYQVDGVYKPTTLKANDALHLFNLKAFGCKIVPKEDFIELAKHVVGYAGGLPLALEVLGSFLCDRDARQWTSAIERLERDSNKEILDRLQISFDGLEEREKDIFLDIACFFNGEEKDFIMKVMDGCEFFPDIGIDVLIKKSLLTVNKYNQLRMHDLLQEMGRKIVREKSVDEPGKRCRLWVEKDVYHVLKTQTATKMIEGIIISNEREMSETLTLSRDAFLKMKRLRLLKILCGSNCCDLTYLSNELRLLDWMGCPLRSLPSSFKPENLVILLLPYSNIEQLWKENVLLYKLKVLNLEGSENLIKAPDFTTTPNLEILDLEGCTRLVYVHPSVGVLTRLKLLNLRGCKSLRSFPTKIGMQSLEKLILSGCSKLQSFPEIDGKMECLLELCFDGTNIKEIPSSMGNLGRLKVLNLKDCKSLGSHPIKIGMESLEKLILSGCSNLKSFPEIDGKMECLLELYLDGSGIKELPISIGNLSSLVLLNLKDCRNLVDLPGSIGGCKSLKSLNLSGCYKVEYLPENLQQIEFLEELDLSETSMTKPPLFIFQFKNLKVMSFNGINRPSSKLQKHLPSLLKVFQRERTNSMALMLPSLLGLSSLTRLNLRDCNLFEGDIPSDISRLSSLIDLDLGGNNFISIPSCVTRISKLDFLRLSDCRALKSLPELPTSIGGVRINGCPSLEIVANPSKVCNSSYYSNIVGVNCFRLAENIDALTLLKKHLKVFGNSRKIFDIIIPGSEMPEWFSQQRGESLIKIDLPLEVRNDSQWMGVALCCIFVSDDASRDEDLMCRAVIHGGYSRQANCTQSNFQGRNPLPVDSSGWNVNYHFEQPVMKDHILIRYFSRDKLYPVSLEENFGERETNNLWITDCLDQECHQLELSFTDPRSVEVKKCGVRIMYERDLEDIEQIKELHSSQCCANFEDIQQHSDDDGSIGKGSLIKRKRNMYEEMDEGPQPKRMQKIFSSIMGRLGKKH, encoded by the exons ATGTCCTCGTTACTCCCAACTTCCTCGTCTATTCCTAGACAAAAAGAATATGACGTATTCTTGAGTTTTAGAGGTGAAGATACTCGTCATAACTTCACAGACCATCTCTATGATGCTTTGAGAAGGAGCGGAATCGTCACTTTCAGGGATGATCCAAAGCTGGAGGCCGGTGAAGAGATTGCACCTGAGCTCTTCAAAGCAATTCAACAATCATGGTGCTCAGTAATCGTTATCTCGGAAAATTATGTCTTTTCAGGTTGGTGCTTGGAGGAACTTGCTGAGATTGTTAAACAAAAAAAGGAGACTGGTCATAAAGTATTTCCAATTTTCTATGGTGTGGATCCATCTGATTTAAGACAACAAAAAGGGAAAGCTGAAACAGCTTTTGCCAAACATGAAGAGAGATACAAGGAAAATGAAGCAAAGATCCAAAGGTGGAGAAATGCTTTAACTGAAGTGGCTAATATCAAGGGATGGCACTCAAATAATAG GCATGAATCAGAATTTATTGGAGACATTGTTAAAAAAATATCAGCAAAGTTATGTCAAACATATCCAATTGACTATGATGAGTTAGTTGGAATCAGTCCAAGCTTGGACGAGTTGCATTCGGAAATAgaaattggggaagatgatatccGTATCATAGGAATTTGTGGTATGGGTGGCATTGGCAAAACGACTCTTGCAAGAGTTGTTTACAGTCAAATGTCACCTCATTTTGAAGGTAAAAGCTTTCTTGCTGATGTTCGAGAAGTTTCAGAGAAATGTGGACTTGTTTCCTTACAGAAACAATTACTTTCCCAAATCTTGTTTGATGAAAGCTTCAATTTTTTCAATGTTCATGAAGGGAAAGCCATAATTAGCCACAGGTTGTCTCACAAAAGAATTCTTGTTGTTCTTGATGATGTTGATAACCTACAGCACTTGAAATGCTTGGTTGGAAGGCATAATTGGTTCGGTGTAGGGAGCAGAATCATTGTAACAACAAGAGATGAGCATTTGCTCCGATCTTATCAAGTTGATGGTGTGTATAAGCCTACAACACTGAAAGCCAATGATGCACTTCATCTTTTCAATTTGAAAGCTTTCGGTTGCAAGATTGTGCCAAAAGAGGATTTCATTGAGCTAGCTAAACATGTTGTAGGCTATGCTGGTGGACTTCCCTTAGCTCTTGAAGTTTTGGGTTCTTTTCTGTGTGATAGAGATGCAAGGCAATGGACAAGCGCAATAGAAAGACTTGAAAGAGATTCTAACAAAGAAATTCTTGATAGACTTCAGATAAGTTTTGATGGATTGGAAGAAAGGGAGAAAGATATATTTCTAGATATAGCATGTTTCTTTAATGGGGAGGAGAAAGATTTTATAATGAAAGTAATGGATGGTTGTGAGTTTTTTCCAGATATTGGAATCGATGTTCTCATTAAAAAATCTCTACTAACCGTTAATAAATACAATCAATTGCGGATGCATGACTTGCTAcaagaaatgggaagaaaaattGTTAGAGAAAAATCTGTCGATGAACCTGGAAAACGTTGCAGATTGTGGGTAGAAAAAGATGTGTACCATGTGCTAAAAACACAAACT gctACAAAAATGATTGAAGGCATAATCATCAGCAATGAAAG GGAAATGAGTGAGACTCTCACTTTGAGCAGAGATGCCTTCTTGAAGATGAAAAGATTAAGACTACTCAAAATTCTTTGTGGCTCAAATTGTTGTGATCTGACATATCTTTCTAATGAGTTACGACTTCTAGATTGGATGGGATGTCCTTTAAGATCATTACCTTCAAGTTTCAAACCGGAAAACCTTGTTATACTTCTCCTACCTTATAGCAACATTGAACAACTATGGAAGGAAAACGTA CTCCTGTATAAGTTGAAAGTGCTCAACCTCGAAGGGTCCGAAAACTTGATCAAGGCACCAGATTTCACAACTACCCCAAATCTTGAAATTTTGGATTTGGAAGGTTGTACTAGATTAGTATATGTTCATCCGTCTGTTGGAGTTCTTACGAGGCTTAAGCTTTTGAATTTAAGAGGCTGCAAAAGTCTGAGGAGTTTTCCAACCAAAATTGGAATGCAATCTCTTGAAAAGTTAATTCTTTCAGGTTGCTCAAAACTTCAAAGCTTTCCAGAGATTGATGGGAAAATGGAATGTTTGTTGGAGCTTTGTTTTGATGGGACAAACATTAAAGAGATACCTTCTTCAATGGGAAATCTTGGAAGACTTAAAGTTTTGAATTTAAAAGACTGCAAAAGTCTTGGGAGTCATCCAATCAAAATTGGAATGGAATCTCTTGAAAAGTTAATTCTTTCAGGTTGCTCCAATCTTAAAAGCTTTCCAGAGATTGATGGCAAAATGGAATGCCTGCTAGAGCTTTATTTAGATGGGTCGGGCATTAAAGAGCTACCTATTTCAATTGGAAATCTGAGTAgtcttgttttgttaaatttgaaaGATTGCAGGAACCTTGTGGATCTCCCAGGGAGCATAGGTGGGTGTAAAAGTTTAAAATCTCTTAATCTTTCTGGTTGTTATAAAGTAGAATATTTGCCAGAGAATTTGCAGCAAATAGAATTCTTGGAGGAGCTTGACTTAAGTGAAACATCCATGACAAAACCACCACTCTTCATTTTTCAGTTTAAAAATCTTAAAGTTATGTCTTTTAATGGGATCAACAGACCTTCTTCCAAGTTACAAAAACATCTGCCTTCTCTGTTAAAGGTATTCCAAAGAGAAAGGACAAATTCCATGGCTCTGATGTTGCCTTCTTTGTTAGGTTTGAGTTCATTAACACGGTTGAATCTAAGGGACTGCAATCTTTTTGAAGGAGATATTCCTAGTGATATTTCTCGCCTATCCTCTTTGATAGACCTTGATCTTGGTGGTAACAACTTTATCAGCATACCTTCGTGTGTTACTCGAATTTCCAAGCTTGATTTTCTTAGATTGTCAGATTGCAGGGCGCTTAAATCGTTGCCTGAGCTTCCAACAAGTATAGGTGGTGTAAGAATAAATGGTTGTCCTTCTCTGGAAATAGTAGCAAATCCATCAAAAGTTTGCAATTCAAGTTATTACTCGAATATAGTAGGTGTTAATTGCTTCAGATTGGCTGAGAACATCGATGCCTTAACATTGCTGAAAAAACATCTAAAG GTATTTGGAAATTCAAGAAagatttttgatattattataccTGGAAGTGAAATGCCAGAATGGTTTAGTCAACAAAGAGGTGAGTCTTTGATTAAGATAGATTTGCCTCTGGAAGTTCGGAATGATAGTCAATGGATGGGAGTTGCTTTGTGCTGCATTTTTGTCAGTGATGATGCTTCAAGGGATGAGGATCTCATGTGTAGAGCTGTTATCCATGGTGGATATTCTAGACAAGCCAATTGCACTCAATCTAATTTCCAGGGTAGAAATCCTCTACCAGTCGATTCTAGTGGCTGGAATGTAAATTATCATTTTGAACAGCCCGTAATGAAGGACCACATTTTAATTCGTTATTTCTCGCGTGACAAGTTGTATCCAGTTTCCTTAGAAGAAAATTTTGGTGAACGTGAAACCAATAATTTATGGATAACAGATTGCTTAGATCAGGAATGCCATCAACTTGAGTTGTCGTTCACAGATCCGCGCAGTGTTGAGGTGAAGAAGTGTGGTGTTAGAATAATGTATGAGAGAGATCTGGAAGACATTGAACAAATAAAAGAGCTGCATAGTAGTCAGTGTTGTGCAAATTTTGAAGATATCCAGCAACACTCTGATGATGATGGATCAATAGGTAAGGGTTCCCTAATAAAGCGAAAACGTAATATGTATGAGGAGATGGATGAAGGGCCGCAACCAAAACGAATGCAAAAAATTTTCAGTTCTATAATGGGCAGACTTGGGAAGAAGCACTAA